In the Actinomycetes bacterium genome, one interval contains:
- a CDS encoding DUF6167 family protein, with amino-acid sequence MRRLFWVAVGAAAGVYAVRKAQQTLHAYSPGGLAERATGVGASWQAFTDDVRRNAAEREAQLREALGMEPADPVAPLTPAEAADLTEHPASLDSGPRTSRPTPPTSPESPESPTRSTRSRST; translated from the coding sequence ATGCGCCGGCTGTTCTGGGTCGCCGTCGGCGCGGCCGCCGGGGTCTATGCCGTCCGCAAGGCGCAGCAGACCCTGCACGCCTACAGCCCGGGCGGGCTGGCCGAGCGGGCGACCGGTGTCGGTGCGTCGTGGCAGGCCTTCACCGACGACGTACGTCGCAACGCCGCCGAGCGCGAGGCTCAGCTCCGCGAGGCGCTGGGCATGGAGCCCGCCGATCCCGTCGCGCCGCTGACCCCGGCCGAGGCGGCCGACCTGACCGAGCACCCGGCGAGCCTGGACTCGGGCCCGCGGACGAGTCGGCCGACTCCACCGACGTCGCCGGAGTCGCCGGAGTCGCCGACTCGCAGCACCCGATCGAGGAGCACCTGA